Proteins encoded together in one bacterium window:
- a CDS encoding glycosyltransferase family 39 protein has protein sequence MRQNTPRAFGRAIESAVRTHPGAPPLACPRESASYRGVPRRWIDNAPASRARLDRVALFAAAPFFALGVALRFRIANWPLEKLVSTFVADDAFYYTEIARHIVAGHGPTFDGVNLTNGFHPLWMLFSVVAQYAAGPDPERVLRVLLYGAAVCAAIAGVLLWFLARRVVAPESALAPAALMAVWGLNANIAGAEMMGVEAPLALVFVLLATFRHAALRDAMTPRRAAGIGAIAGLAFLARTDAGVFALLLGVAVFIDARRAASAAGDVKATGAVWFRATLAYGTTFVLVAAPWFAWNLARFGTIWQDSGRVLLARERAIFADSGMTLLSHLASAARRGFENEFAGVYGGISSTAAFAIVAMMAILVIAMRLSGRRAPGGLPGPLVAFGAFVWFFYVLYFWQQKAWYFLPVHAVAALFAARGGAYIEVVSARRESAPWRAGLAAGVPALAVALLYIPAQRSVLAQGIHPWQSVYLKVSRDIAGGRVAGLSADAVLGAFNAGIHGAFSGRRVVNLDGVVNPHIIGAMRERRFMQYVREAGVDVIVDHRNLILTYEIFSAPGALAPLRRLAAYESGTPAGDVLVLAVPPLDAP, from the coding sequence ATGAGGCAAAATACGCCCCGCGCGTTTGGGCGGGCGATCGAATCGGCCGTGCGGACGCACCCGGGCGCGCCGCCGCTTGCGTGCCCGCGCGAATCCGCGTCATATCGCGGCGTGCCAAGGCGATGGATCGACAACGCGCCGGCGTCCCGGGCGCGCCTGGACCGGGTTGCGCTTTTCGCGGCGGCGCCGTTTTTCGCCCTCGGCGTCGCGCTTCGATTTCGCATCGCGAATTGGCCGCTTGAAAAACTCGTTTCGACCTTCGTCGCGGATGACGCGTTTTATTACACCGAGATCGCCCGCCACATCGTTGCCGGCCACGGCCCGACGTTCGACGGTGTCAATCTCACCAACGGTTTTCACCCGCTGTGGATGCTGTTTTCGGTCGTGGCGCAATATGCCGCCGGCCCTGACCCCGAGCGCGTGCTGCGCGTATTGCTATACGGAGCAGCGGTGTGCGCGGCGATCGCCGGCGTGCTGCTGTGGTTTCTCGCGCGGCGCGTCGTGGCGCCCGAATCGGCGCTCGCTCCCGCCGCATTGATGGCCGTCTGGGGGCTCAACGCCAACATCGCCGGCGCGGAAATGATGGGCGTCGAGGCGCCGCTCGCGCTGGTTTTCGTCCTGCTCGCGACCTTTCGGCACGCCGCCTTGCGCGACGCGATGACGCCGCGCCGCGCGGCGGGGATCGGCGCGATCGCGGGGCTCGCGTTTCTGGCGCGCACCGACGCGGGCGTGTTCGCGCTCCTTCTCGGCGTCGCCGTTTTTATCGACGCGCGGCGCGCCGCGTCAGCCGCCGGCGATGTCAAAGCGACCGGCGCCGTGTGGTTTCGCGCGACGCTCGCGTACGGAACGACGTTCGTGCTTGTAGCCGCGCCGTGGTTCGCGTGGAACCTGGCGCGATTCGGCACGATCTGGCAGGACTCCGGCCGCGTGCTTTTGGCGCGCGAGCGCGCAATCTTCGCGGATTCGGGGATGACACTCCTTTCGCATCTCGCGTCGGCCGCGCGGCGTGGATTCGAAAACGAGTTCGCCGGCGTGTACGGCGGCATCTCCTCCACGGCGGCGTTTGCAATCGTCGCGATGATGGCCATTCTCGTCATCGCCATGCGGCTTTCCGGCCGGCGCGCGCCAGGCGGTCTACCCGGGCCGCTTGTCGCGTTTGGCGCGTTCGTGTGGTTTTTTTACGTTCTTTATTTCTGGCAGCAGAAGGCGTGGTATTTCCTTCCGGTTCACGCGGTGGCCGCGCTTTTCGCCGCGCGCGGCGGCGCGTATATCGAGGTCGTTTCCGCGCGGCGCGAGTCGGCGCCGTGGCGAGCCGGCCTTGCGGCCGGTGTTCCGGCGCTCGCCGTCGCGCTGTTATATATCCCCGCGCAGCGGAGCGTTTTGGCGCAGGGCATCCACCCGTGGCAGTCCGTGTATCTGAAGGTTTCGCGGGATATCGCGGGCGGGCGCGTCGCGGGCCTTTCCGCCGACGCCGTTCTCGGCGCGTTCAACGCGGGCATCCACGGCGCGTTTTCCGGGCGGCGCGTCGTCAATCTTGACGGTGTGGTGAACCCCCATATCATCGGCGCCATGCGCGAGCGCCGTTTCATGCAATACGTCCGCGAGGCCGGCGTCGACGTCATCGTCGATCACCGGAACCTCATCCTGACGTACGAGATCTTCAGCGCGCCCGGAGCGCTCGCGCCGCTTCGCCGCCTGGCGGCCTACGAAAGCGGCACGCCCGCGGGCGACGTGCTCGTTTTGGCCGTGCCGCCATTGGATGCGCCGTGA
- a CDS encoding B12-binding domain-containing radical SAM protein, whose product MKITLVAPASSVSRRRPGHGPRGTSYFHYYKLGLATIAAATPAPFEIETIDEVLDVWDPKTHRTGAVAISALTALAPRAYELAGIFRQRGIPVILGGLHPTACPDEAAAHADAIVIGWGEAVWEALCLDLEAGTLKSKYDGTARTRKISVPAARRDIFTNRHYPQLDMIQFTRGCVYKCHYCSVHAFAGGRFLQRDIDEVRAEFPNLRRWHLMVADDDIYGDRDYALKAFRALAPLKKYTGIQTTMDMAFDDEVMDAARDAKVRAVFVGLETVSMAALAESNKRHNIVAQYADAMRRFHDRGMFVEVGLMFGFDDDGPDVFDETLAMMDEIGADVAQIGIVTPMPGTPLYARLIEEGRIFDFDWSHYDCNHVVFRPARMSVDELYAGAAHCREKFYRRREIARRSLAGWKRFDLVTWGTQTALNLGFRKNHRLGLDYPP is encoded by the coding sequence ATGAAGATCACCCTCGTCGCGCCCGCGTCGAGCGTCTCGCGCCGGCGGCCGGGACACGGCCCGCGCGGCACGTCGTATTTCCACTACTACAAACTCGGCCTCGCGACGATCGCCGCGGCCACGCCCGCGCCCTTCGAGATCGAGACGATCGACGAGGTGCTCGACGTATGGGATCCGAAAACGCACCGCACCGGCGCGGTGGCGATCAGCGCGCTGACGGCGCTGGCGCCGCGCGCGTACGAGCTTGCCGGTATCTTCCGCCAACGCGGCATCCCGGTGATTCTCGGCGGACTGCACCCGACCGCGTGCCCCGACGAGGCGGCCGCGCATGCCGATGCGATCGTCATCGGCTGGGGCGAGGCGGTGTGGGAAGCGCTGTGCCTGGATCTTGAGGCGGGCACGCTGAAATCGAAATACGACGGCACCGCGCGAACGCGAAAAATCAGCGTGCCGGCCGCGCGGCGCGACATCTTCACGAACCGCCACTATCCGCAGCTCGACATGATCCAGTTCACGCGCGGGTGCGTTTACAAGTGCCACTATTGCTCGGTGCACGCCTTCGCGGGCGGAAGGTTCCTGCAACGCGATATCGACGAGGTGCGCGCGGAATTTCCGAACCTGCGCCGCTGGCATCTCATGGTCGCCGACGACGATATCTATGGCGACCGCGACTACGCGCTCAAGGCGTTTCGCGCGCTCGCGCCGCTGAAAAAATACACCGGCATCCAGACGACGATGGACATGGCGTTTGACGACGAGGTGATGGATGCCGCGCGCGACGCGAAGGTGCGCGCGGTGTTCGTCGGCCTGGAGACCGTGTCGATGGCCGCGCTTGCCGAATCGAACAAACGGCACAACATCGTCGCGCAATACGCCGACGCGATGCGGCGCTTTCACGATCGCGGCATGTTCGTCGAGGTCGGGCTGATGTTCGGCTTCGACGACGACGGGCCCGACGTGTTCGACGAAACGCTCGCGATGATGGACGAGATCGGCGCGGATGTGGCGCAAATCGGCATCGTCACGCCCATGCCCGGCACGCCGCTCTACGCGAGGCTGATCGAGGAGGGGCGCATTTTCGACTTCGACTGGTCGCACTACGACTGCAACCACGTCGTCTTCCGCCCCGCGAGGATGAGCGTGGACGAGCTTTACGCCGGCGCGGCGCACTGCCGCGAAAAATTTTATCGCCGCCG
- a CDS encoding SGNH/GDSL hydrolase family protein: protein MTRRRLPIGVRVAFAFVVVFAGAAVAAQIQYAFFTHWLDGVLANARSGRFAETESRKILFMGDSFTEGRHAESHVGYWAYLPDRAKRTGYETPVETVNIAVAGSTTLSQIRQLESFLDESKQTPDDIMIISSVNNPDSVEFHRAYLGSNAGAGAPAWLRLAYRLPRAWIFSINMLGRIPIWSNPERADCFFGCQNFVIEALDISRTAEPYLDFIVAETGRLLGRIADIARARGIRLLAGTYIGENSVDTAAAAEALGISYLVLNDPATVQWFRERGYFLADGWHLNDAGQKQLAAIFLDWHRRLGAPGEPATFVALPPFLAP, encoded by the coding sequence GTGACGCGGCGTCGTTTGCCGATCGGCGTTCGCGTGGCGTTCGCGTTTGTCGTGGTGTTCGCGGGCGCGGCCGTCGCCGCGCAGATTCAATACGCATTTTTCACGCATTGGCTCGACGGCGTTCTGGCGAACGCGCGCTCCGGCCGTTTTGCCGAAACCGAATCCCGCAAAATATTGTTCATGGGCGACTCGTTCACCGAGGGGCGTCACGCCGAATCGCACGTGGGTTACTGGGCGTATCTGCCGGATCGCGCGAAACGGACGGGATACGAAACGCCGGTCGAGACGGTGAACATCGCCGTCGCCGGATCGACGACGCTGTCGCAGATTCGCCAACTGGAGTCGTTTCTGGATGAGTCGAAGCAGACGCCGGACGACATCATGATCATCTCATCCGTAAACAATCCGGACTCCGTGGAATTTCATCGCGCGTATCTCGGATCGAATGCCGGCGCCGGCGCGCCGGCGTGGCTTCGCCTGGCGTACCGGCTGCCACGCGCTTGGATCTTTTCGATCAACATGCTCGGGCGCATTCCGATCTGGTCGAATCCCGAGCGCGCGGATTGTTTTTTCGGATGCCAGAATTTCGTGATCGAGGCGCTCGACATCTCGCGCACGGCCGAGCCGTATCTCGATTTCATCGTCGCCGAGACGGGGCGCCTGCTCGGCCGGATCGCGGACATCGCGCGAGCGCGGGGGATCCGCCTGCTCGCGGGGACGTATATCGGCGAAAATTCGGTCGATACCGCCGCGGCGGCGGAAGCGCTCGGGATTTCGTATCTGGTCCTCAACGATCCCGCGACGGTTCAGTGGTTTCGCGAACGGGGGTATTTTCTTGCCGACGGATGGCACCTGAACGACGCGGGACAAAAGCAGCTCGCGGCCATATTTCTGGACTGGCACCGGCGACTCGGCGCCCCCGGCGAGCCGGCGACGTTTGTCGCCCTACCGCCCTTTCTCGCGCCGTGA
- a CDS encoding SGNH/GDSL hydrolase family protein — MILREVRVQRLFWFRLPRRLLAMVFGFALGVVAAEIAVRLFALDIRVAETLMYYQDVDKSVHMADPDPRLFFRLKPGAVYEHEVPKYRVTVNRHGARGTEYTAVKPPGVFRIAALGGSNVYGAQLDDNETWPARLDQRLNADEPGRFEVWNFGISAYNQEQMGVLGREVLDRFEPDLVIFAPSNANGNAMLPGTDLGPYIERDPEIMTRLIRAFGRIDGYRYPTPRQMRLMERIRLYRLAIFGFTRFHDRGWDDDPLHQINGVKEYDRLVRAARGRARLVLFFCPAAHRHLFTDYLHHPDIPVYDLSADDMPDEYRNIHPPDYVMVWYAEHVATWLRDQGLLAPSEAP; from the coding sequence ATGATTTTGCGCGAGGTGCGTGTGCAGCGCCTCTTCTGGTTCCGCCTGCCCCGGCGACTGCTGGCGATGGTTTTCGGATTCGCGCTCGGCGTCGTGGCCGCGGAGATCGCGGTGCGCCTGTTCGCGCTCGACATCCGCGTCGCCGAGACGTTGATGTATTACCAGGACGTCGATAAGTCGGTTCACATGGCGGATCCCGATCCGCGTCTGTTTTTCCGCCTGAAACCGGGCGCCGTTTATGAACACGAGGTTCCGAAATACCGCGTGACGGTCAACCGCCACGGCGCGCGCGGAACGGAATACACGGCCGTCAAGCCGCCGGGCGTGTTTCGCATCGCGGCGCTCGGCGGATCGAACGTTTACGGCGCGCAGCTTGACGACAACGAAACCTGGCCCGCGCGGCTTGACCAACGCCTGAACGCGGACGAGCCCGGGCGCTTTGAGGTCTGGAATTTCGGCATCTCGGCGTACAACCAGGAGCAGATGGGCGTCCTCGGGCGCGAAGTGCTGGACCGCTTCGAGCCGGACCTCGTCATCTTCGCGCCGTCGAACGCCAACGGAAACGCGATGCTGCCGGGCACCGATCTGGGGCCGTATATCGAGCGCGATCCCGAGATCATGACGCGGCTGATTCGCGCCTTCGGCCGCATCGACGGATACCGGTATCCGACGCCCCGGCAGATGCGCCTGATGGAACGGATTCGCCTTTATCGCCTGGCGATTTTCGGTTTCACCCGCTTTCACGATCGCGGATGGGATGACGATCCGTTGCATCAGATCAACGGGGTGAAGGAGTACGACCGGCTCGTTCGGGCCGCGCGCGGCCGGGCGCGCCTGGTGTTGTTTTTCTGCCCCGCCGCGCACCGCCACCTTTTTACCGATTACCTCCACCACCCGGACATTCCTGTATACGATCTATCCGCCGACGACATGCCCGACGAATACCGTAACATCCACCCGCCGGACTACGTCATGGTGTGGTATGCCGAACACGTCGCGACGTGGTTGCGCGACCAGGGACTTCTTGCACCGTCGGAGGCGCCGTGA
- a CDS encoding SGNH/GDSL hydrolase family protein — MMGRSPRAKRIFVARLPRRALAFAFGCVAALLVAEIGVRALAIDIGMAELLMFYQDVDSKAHVPDPDPRLFFRLKPGAVIERGNPRRRVTINRHGARGTEYTDIKPPGVFRIVAVGGSNVYGVRLDDTQTWPARLEERLNAGEPGRYEVWNFGTAAYGSESMAVVAHEALGKYSPDLIIFAMSNVTGPTMLPGTRLAPYVERDPTIMTRLLNVLGEIPGERKPTPATLRAAGAVRIYRLALLTRLLVAGKGWGVDPTHEANGVREYKRLLEAARDRARVVLFFCPGADPLQFRRYRSAADIPEFVLTAGGKPAEYLDLHPPAYVMTWYAEHLAAWLRDNGHLEPLP, encoded by the coding sequence ATGATGGGACGATCGCCGCGCGCCAAGCGGATCTTCGTCGCACGATTGCCGCGGCGCGCGTTGGCATTCGCCTTCGGTTGCGTCGCCGCGTTGTTGGTCGCCGAGATCGGCGTGCGCGCGCTCGCGATCGATATCGGCATGGCGGAGTTGCTGATGTTCTATCAGGACGTCGATTCCAAGGCGCACGTTCCCGATCCGGACCCGCGATTGTTTTTTCGCCTGAAACCGGGCGCCGTCATCGAGCGCGGCAACCCGCGCCGGCGCGTCACCATCAACCGGCACGGAGCGCGCGGAACCGAATACACCGACATCAAGCCGCCGGGCGTGTTTCGTATCGTCGCCGTGGGCGGCTCCAATGTGTACGGCGTCCGGCTTGACGATACCCAGACGTGGCCGGCGCGCCTCGAGGAGCGCCTCAACGCGGGCGAACCGGGGCGCTACGAAGTCTGGAATTTCGGCACGGCCGCGTATGGCTCGGAGTCGATGGCCGTCGTCGCGCACGAGGCGCTTGGGAAGTATTCGCCCGATCTCATCATTTTCGCGATGTCAAACGTGACCGGCCCGACGATGCTTCCCGGAACCCGGCTCGCGCCGTACGTGGAACGCGATCCGACCATCATGACGCGGCTTTTAAACGTGCTCGGCGAAATTCCCGGCGAGCGAAAGCCGACGCCCGCCACGCTTCGCGCCGCCGGCGCGGTGAGGATTTACCGACTCGCGCTTCTCACGCGCTTGCTGGTGGCCGGAAAGGGATGGGGCGTCGATCCCACGCACGAAGCGAACGGCGTTCGCGAGTACAAGCGGCTTCTGGAGGCCGCCCGGGATCGCGCGCGGGTGGTATTGTTTTTTTGCCCCGGGGCCGATCCGTTGCAATTTCGCCGATACCGATCGGCCGCCGACATTCCCGAATTCGTTCTGACAGCCGGCGGCAAGCCGGCGGAGTACCTCGATCTCCATCCGCCGGCGTACGTCATGACCTGGTATGCCGAACACCTTGCGGCGTGGTTGCGCGACAATGGGCATCTTGAACCGCTTCCCTGA
- a CDS encoding phosphoglycerol geranylgeranyltransferase has product MNEPRDFFSQSLVYRRLHITAIDPCAHEPDALAGVIDGAVAGGTDAFLVGGSDDVNGPLVGRCVEIVKKSLNGAGERTPVFLFPSSAATATVSGADGVLFLSLFNSRDVRFVVREQARAASFLAAHRVPAVGCAMILVEPGGTAGRVGQAELLDPTDVEGAASFALAARAFGFPLVYLNAGSGSPAPVRPAMIEYVSARAGGPLIVGGGLRDAEKVATAVRAGADIVITGTAIESCDNVAGIVAELAGAVHAAPPRGAA; this is encoded by the coding sequence ATGAATGAGCCGCGAGACTTTTTCTCGCAGTCGCTCGTGTATCGCCGGTTGCACATCACCGCCATCGATCCGTGCGCGCACGAACCGGATGCGCTGGCGGGCGTAATCGACGGCGCGGTGGCCGGCGGCACGGACGCATTTCTTGTCGGCGGCTCCGACGACGTGAATGGCCCGCTTGTCGGCCGCTGCGTCGAGATCGTCAAAAAAAGCCTCAACGGCGCGGGCGAACGCACGCCGGTGTTCCTGTTTCCCTCCAGTGCCGCGACCGCGACCGTCTCCGGAGCGGACGGCGTGCTTTTCCTTTCGCTGTTCAACAGCCGCGACGTGCGTTTCGTGGTGCGCGAGCAGGCGCGGGCCGCGAGCTTCCTCGCGGCGCATCGGGTGCCGGCAGTCGGCTGCGCGATGATCCTTGTCGAACCCGGCGGCACCGCGGGACGCGTCGGCCAGGCGGAGCTCCTCGATCCCACGGACGTCGAGGGCGCCGCATCCTTTGCGCTCGCCGCGCGCGCGTTCGGATTTCCTCTCGTGTACCTGAACGCCGGATCGGGCTCGCCCGCGCCGGTGCGTCCGGCGATGATCGAATACGTCTCCGCGCGCGCGGGCGGCCCGCTCATCGTCGGCGGCGGGCTGCGCGACGCGGAAAAGGTCGCGACGGCGGTGCGCGCCGGCGCGGACATCGTCATCACCGGCACGGCGATCGAGTCGTGCGACAACGTCGCCGGAATCGTCGCCGAACTCGCGGGCGCGGTGCACGCGGCGCCGCCTCGGGGCGCGGCATGA
- a CDS encoding A24 family peptidase → MPAYDLLAAAFGAEFVADPLFFAFLASAAFAFGAVIGSFLNVCVARLPAMSLVHQYRKGNEAVRRELAEAIDEDAASGRARLEEMVRENVNLSRPRSRCPNCKNPVAWYDNVPIASWLVLHARCRHCAERISPVYPLVELASGLFAAYALLAFGPIVGPIYFLVFAALVVVTGVDLLIFEIPDEVVLPGTVIGLVAVAVLPISYTDALVGIALGAGVPYALGKIYLLIAKKEGMGFGDVKLLAMIGAFFGWRGVLVTLLIASLTGSIVGISLMIARRHRRGEPIPFGPFLALGAFVHMNVGPQLLDWYLTQFRG, encoded by the coding sequence ATGCCCGCTTACGATCTGCTTGCCGCGGCGTTCGGCGCCGAGTTCGTGGCCGACCCGCTGTTTTTCGCGTTTCTCGCGTCGGCCGCGTTCGCGTTCGGCGCGGTGATCGGCAGTTTTCTCAACGTGTGCGTCGCGCGCCTGCCGGCCATGTCGCTTGTGCATCAGTACCGCAAGGGCAACGAAGCCGTGCGACGCGAGCTGGCCGAAGCCATCGACGAGGACGCGGCCTCGGGGCGCGCGCGGCTCGAGGAGATGGTGCGCGAGAATGTGAACCTTTCGCGTCCACGCTCGCGCTGCCCCAACTGCAAAAATCCCGTCGCGTGGTACGACAACGTGCCGATCGCAAGCTGGCTCGTGTTGCACGCGCGGTGCCGTCATTGCGCCGAACGCATCTCGCCGGTCTATCCGCTCGTCGAGCTCGCAAGCGGCCTTTTCGCGGCGTACGCGCTTCTCGCGTTCGGACCCATCGTCGGGCCGATCTACTTTCTCGTGTTCGCCGCGCTCGTTGTCGTGACGGGCGTCGATCTTCTGATCTTCGAAATCCCGGACGAGGTCGTTCTGCCGGGCACGGTGATTGGGCTCGTCGCCGTCGCGGTGCTGCCGATTTCGTACACCGACGCGCTTGTCGGCATCGCGCTTGGCGCGGGCGTGCCGTACGCGCTCGGCAAGATCTATTTGCTCATCGCGAAAAAAGAGGGCATGGGATTTGGCGACGTGAAGCTTCTGGCGATGATCGGCGCGTTTTTCGGCTGGCGCGGCGTGCTCGTCACGCTACTGATCGCGTCGCTGACCGGTTCGATCGTCGGCATCTCGCTCATGATCGCGCGGCGTCACCGGCGCGGCGAACCGATTCCGTTCGGTCCGTTCCTCGCGCTTGGCGCGTTCGTTCACATGAACGTGGGACCGCAATTGCTCGACTGGTACCTGACGCAGTTTCGCGGGTAG